AGGGGCTGGgagtctttcatttcttttctcagggaTTGTCATTTGagatattcctctctctctctctctctctctctctctttcctttaaacTGGCAAGGGAAGCAGTCGGTATCAGACCCTGAGAAGCAGCTCTTCCTGTTCAGTTTCCACGTCCCCTTGAGGGCCATCTTTCTCTGTCAGTGTGGGCTCCCACGTCGTGACAGGGCCTGCATTCTTTCCCAAGAACCGGTGTTTTTGGTCCCAAGCCACAATGCAGACTGCTCCTTGTGGAACATCTTAGGTCTGTGAATCCAGCTTCCCAGGAAATGTTCATCCCCAGAATTATTTCAGCAGGAGAACCACTTTCAGCAAGTTCCTGAAATAAAGGCGCTTTTGATGAAGTGTGCCTCTAGAGGCCTTGTGGGACAAATCCCTGTGTCATTTCTACTGGAGGCCGTGCATCCTAGGGTTTGAGATGTTACAGGCTCTGGATGTCAAAGTGGGGAATGAATCTTAAAGGCTGTTTATAAACCATGTATATCCATGGCTTAGTCCCTCCATAGATTCCTCCCTTGGCTCTGAACTCAGTTCATACAGTATTAAAAGGAGTTCCCCAGGTGGGTAAGTTGGTTatgcatttgcctttggctcaggtcaggatcccagggtcctgagatggagtccctgctcagctgagagccagcttctccccctACCTTCCCCTCTGCCGGctactctacctgcttgtgctctccttctgtcaaataaataaaatcttagcaaataaaatctaaaaaaaaaaaaaaaacacacaaaaagagagCAGCCAACCCACACCTGTACAAGCCCTTTACTTGCACACTAGTTATCAAGCTCACACACATGAATTAGCTGCATTAAATTCTTGGCCTGCAGACCTGGttgaaaatcaaattataaaatcagCAATTAATTTTCCCCAATCAAGATGCTCTTGTCATTTTGAGTGAATCCTTGCCTCAGATGCACTTGTTACTGAGGTTCTAATGGCCCCTTGTCTGCCCACAGTGAGATCGTAAAGCTATTAAATACAAGtgtcattcaaaataaaactgttgTAATTCAAATTCTAAAGCCAGCCCCTGCTAGGCACCATGACCACCCACCATTAGTTCAAGACCAACATCTAAAACAACCACTTCCCTGTGGTCAGAGTGGCCATAAATTACAGTGACTCACCAAAGTCAAAATTTCACATTGCCTAAGACTTTAAGTGTTTGCCAGGGACAATGAgaagttagaaagaaaaaaaattattacaatcTCACTGCACAAAATAGGCCACTTCAAACTCCTAAGGACATGAATTCTCTTTGCCTGGCTCTAGAGAAACCAGTCTGAATATCATTGTGTTCCTGATTCACAAACAGAAATGGATAGATTATCTGTAACTTCCTATATAACCCCAAAGCCCTCAAACCTTCACCAAACACAAAGCTCTCTCTGTAATGATCTcaatggctttaaaaataagCGTCAAAATCCTATGCTCCAAAATGGAATATACAAAAATGGTCATAACTGTTTTCAAGTGCTTGGATGATGAATGATTTCCATTTTCTAActttaatttccaaaaatttttctATGAAAGTTTCAATTATTTACACAATCAGAAAATTCCCTAACTGCCTCTGTGTAATGGAAGGTCCTGCTTTCACCTCCAGAAGCCAAGGGATGATTGGAATTCTGACACTTTCTAGAAACTGCTGCAGCCTCCTGGCATTGGAATCAGTCTGGATTTCACTGTATTACCGCTAGCCCAGGAGCCTCTATTTCTCCCATGAAGTTATGGGGTTTAACATAGAATCTATGAAattataagcaaaacaaaaataaagcaaagtggCCAAATGTTTGGATTTGTCTTCATTTACCAGATAGCCAGGAAGTTCACAAAAGCCTTGACTGTCTTCCAGAGAGAGTCGTAGAGAACAGAGAACAGGACACAGTTGTACCTTCACCCACTAAACAAGTCCACAAGATGGGGCTATGATCATCTTCAATGTAGAACAATAGCTGAACTAGAAATCTCAGCAGGCGCTAAACAGATGTTTACTGTCATGGTGAAGtctataaagataaattttaaagttaaaagaatattttattaaactaAATCGAACTCAGCATGATGAACAACATGCTGTATATGCACGTACACAGCCCAGTCCAATGTTAATCAATGtacggattaaaaaaaaaagtgagtcatCTCGCCATCACCTAGTAAGAAAAGCAGCTGAGGTAATAATTTGAAATTCCCTTCCCTCCACTGTATGGGTAAACCAGCCCTCCCTCTTCTGCAAGGGTCTTGCACGGTCCTGCTTCCAACAATactgtctcttcttcctcatctccctgtccctcctcagCTTTCCCCACCAAGCCACGGAAACTGCTTTTGCCCTCCTGTTTACGATTCAATGGGGACTTTCTTGCCCTCAACTGTATTCAATATTGATGCTACTGTCTTTCTGCCACCACATAGTCCTGGTTTCCTCCTCCCTTTTGGACAATTTCTCCCTGGTTCCTTGGCTTCCCCACTGCTGAAACAATGAGTGCTTCAGGGCTTCAGGGCTTCAGGGCTCAGTTCTGGTCCTCTTCCCTATACAAACTCTCTTCAAGTGACTTCATCTAGTTGCATAGTTGGGAGGCCATATACAGACACTGACTTATATTTCCGGGTCAGACTTTCATTCAAGTTCCAGTCTCATGGACCAAACTGCCTACTCAACACCCCCAACTGGCTGTCTATCGAGCATTTCAAAATTCCTATATCCCTAGTGGaacattccctttctctctccctttcccatttcaATATGTTCCTTTCTATTCGTCATCTCAGCAAATGATACCATCACATACTCAGCTATTCAAGACAAAACCTTGGAGTCATTTTTGATTCCCCCTGTTCCTGGGCCTCCCTGCCCAATCTAGCACTGACTAGTTGACTCAGACCTGAAAAGTTATCTTATCTCTACCCTAGTCCCACCTATCAACATACCTTCCCTGGAAAATTCCAACTGTCTTCTAAAAGGTCtttcaatttacatttacatttacattctgGCCTCCTTTTGTTCCAAAAGGCAAAGTTTGAAAACATAAATTCAGAAACTGTCACTCTAttgcttaaaatctttcaatggcaggtgactgggtggctcagtcaatcaagTGTCTACCttgagctcaagtcatgatcctagggtcctgggatggagccgcacatccggctccctgcttctccctctcctctctgcttgtgctctatctctctctctttctcaaataaataaataaaatcttagatcctgatttcagttcttctgAGTTGAAAGTGAGATTGTAGGAGCACATTGTAGTTCTGTAGAATagtaccttttttaaaagtaccttttatttgtataaatatatgtacttttaaaacatacaatgtttaaaatataacatataacaaataatacattatattatatgtattatttgctaTATACATACATTATGTTCTATGTTCATTTGTTATATGTTAGGTTTTGGGTGATTCTGGGTGGTTCATCACCTTATATAAcagtgaatcatcagtcttctgtaacacccagcactcaccacaacacataccctccccagtgtccatcaacccctctccccagcagccctcagtttatttcctaagattaagagtcttttatggtttgtctccttctctggtttcatcttgtttcatttttccctcccttcccctatgatcctctgtcttgtttcttaaattccacacatcagagagatcattcgataattgtctttctctgattgacttatcttgTTTAAcataatacctctagttccatccacgtcactgcTAATGGCAAGATATGTATccggatttatatatatatacaccacatcttcttaatccactgggttttttttttttacacatttagtTCTACTATAACAAAGCAACTTATACAAATGTTTAAAACTGAACATCATCTTTCCTTTCcagtgaaacaaaaagaaaatttaaaaataaataggaacaaAATTACAATAGAGAATGTCAATTCCAAATATGATTCTATAGGTTCTGCTGATTCTTCCATTAAGGGGCAGGGCTCAAGTCATCATTAGGACAGAGTTTAAAAGTGTCACCTTAGACTGTAAGGATATCTGTTAAATATCACAATTAAACATGCCAAAGGAAAAACCATGTTGTCAAAATCGCTACTTATCCCACCCAAACATGTCAAAATCACTCTTTGCTGACCTACTATaaccccatttttaaaagttttttgggggggcacctgagtggctcagtgggttaaagcctctgccttcggctcaggtcatgacctcagggtcctgggatggagccccacatagggctctctgctctgccgtgagcctgcttcccttcctctctctctctgcctgtctctctgcctacttgtgatctctgtctgtcaaataaataaataaaatcttaaaaaaaaataaaataaattttatcttctttttttaaaataagagaaagtagGTAGGTACATGTTGGTGAATGTTAACTGTCCATATTCACATAGAGACACGGTATAATCTCTGAGCCCAATACAGAGGAAGGAGGAACAAAGAAACTAAAAGTCTATGTACTACTGCTCAGAGGCCTAGCACCCTCCAGCTTCTAGGAAAGGTAAAGGAGcagaaaatttctcttttttcccagaATATGGTAGTGTTGATTCCATAAATCTTTTGTTGACACAGGAAGGGATAAAAATGAATTGgaacagaaggagggagaaattcTTTTCCCACTCTATTCTGCTCAAGATATTTCCCTCTCCAATAAGTTGAGAACCATGGcataaagggagagaaaggggagggctggggtggcggggtgatggacattgggtagggtatgtgctatagtgagggctgtgaattgtgtatgactgatgattcacagacctgtacccctgaagcaaataatacattctatgttaataaaaaaaaaaagcagggaaaaatgtagacattttaccaaagaaaacataacaacaactaataagcacatgaaaatgaaaaataaaaaaaaaatttcaccataGACAGGATATCAAACTGCTAGGGTAAAATGCCGTCACATTCCCGCCTTTGAAATACCCTGAAACCTATTCCAATTATTCCTTTGGGAAATGAATTGATTACCCAgatgagaagaaagcaggcttGTCCCATCTCCgagtttatttttctaagataagAATGTTCTGGGAATGTGAAAGTAGGATCCagaatgtttgttttttggtgtcaGACTGCTGCAGGCCTTCTCTGCCATCATTCCATGTTTTGTCATCAGTGCTGATCATTAAGGCTACTGTCAGGATTTTACAGAGTCTCTGTATGTCTCAGGTCGATTTATGTCCCATGACTATGTATGTGTTAATTGTATACAGGAAAAACATAATACAAAACATCATGATAACCACTGAGAGTGTAGCCAGAAGTATGATGGACatcatcttttcctgtgtcccCAATAGCACGCATGCATAAGGTCCATGACACATGTGGGTACTGCACTGAATGGGTTTTTTAATCAGTGGTAGGTGATAGTGAATGAGAATGACCAAGAAGATCACCTGTACAGACCACTGAATGAGAAAGTAGACAAGATACATTATCAGGAGGGGCTTCTCCCGGGATAAGTCAAAAATCTCGTCTTCCTTTGTGTGTACGTGGTGTGCGTTTCTCTCAGAGCCATGGGGTTCCTTTTCCAAAGATGCCTTCTTAAATATCTTGGTTTGCTTATGCACAGTCTGAGTGACAAAAAACTCCATcacaaaaaaaatggaggaaaaggcaAAGCCAACCACATACCAAACTCCTAATACAGGCCTCGTGAAGTGATTCTCATAGCATTCTGCCAGACAGGTTTTGGAGATATTTCCATGGCACTGGAAGTCTACATCCAGGTGAAGCCAGGTGTTTTGCACTACATACACaactgaaatataaagaaaagtaatgCTGAACCACAGTGCTCGGCCTATGTAGAAGTTGGTGGGGTCTTTGCTCATCTGCAGGATGATAGGTGCCATACCCCAAAATTTAGTACTCTCGGCCATCTTGGAATCTAGGAAGACAAAAGCAAAGTTGCATCAGGGGAAAGGAATGGCTGTGTTTTAGGTCTTTTGTACAATCTCTGCTGTTCTCTTATTAGGTACTCTCTGTGAAGGTACTCAGTGGTCTTAGGTGGGAGGACAACTCCAAAGAAAgagtattcaaaataaatatacccACTTAATaatatttcctgttctttcatttgctaacttcttctcatttttccttgCCAATCTCTCTTCCCAACCCCATTGCATTTCCCAACCTCTTCCCACAGTTTATTAAATCCTCTGTATAGTTATCCTGGTTGCTCTCATCATAAACTCTGtggcatttactttttttaataatctgtgtACCAACCTGTGTCAACAGTACAGTTTCAACTGCCATAGAACTCCCACTGTTATCTGCATGTAAGTGCTTAAAGGTAAGTCTTCATCATTTCTCCCTGAGATGTAATTATCTGCTGGATTACCTGAACTCACGAGTATCATTTTAGGCTCTTCCTGAGGCCAACTTTCCCAAAGCCCATTAccaatttcaaaatatgtttctgATGAACCAGGCAAGATGCATGGATTGTTTTTTATGGGAGAACAGCTTAAATTTCTTACTTGCATTATATTCTGCTGATCATTTGAACTTTTTATTGATTCACAGATATTTGGAGCATCAAACACAATtctgaatataaaaaaatgaatgaggtaATTCTGGCCTTTAATTACTGATCTGATTTGCATTTCATTGGtgattaatgatattgaataTATACCtcaatactaaaaataaaaatacacttaaataaataaaattctgatggCATGAAGAGTGCATTCTTCAATAAGTTTATTGGGACTTGTGGTTTCTGTAATTCTCTATCCCTcctatgaaaacattttcagaacaaattattattataagacTCAAACAGTCCATACTTGCTCCAGCCTTCCCTACCAAGATGACTGAGATTTTGGGGGACCTGCATCATAACTCAACTTCTTCCTTTAGTTCATCTTGTTTTTCACACCCCTGACTCTTGGCTTCCTCTCAGAGACattaatccttaaaaaatattttgcatccTCAATTCTGTCTCAATGTCTGCTTCTGGAAAAGCCAATCAATAATGCTCCTTTTCAGATTCTGGGAGCCCAAGAGACAAGCCAGATAGTAGAGTTTTTCTTCATCCATGGGGTCACAGTTACTGGAAAGCCAAGCATTCTATAGAAAACATTATACTTAATCCTTACCCTGGAACTCTCTGAAAAAACTCTCTCATGGAGAAGTGACAGGCTTCCATCAATTTCCTTTATGGGGATTACTACAGAGCCTGATCTGTTCTGTGAAGACCTGCTGGGTTGTCAGGAGAAGGGAATGTGCTGAAATTAAAAGTGGAGggagactctgggaaacaaactgagggttacagaagggagagagatgaggtaactgggtaatgggtattaaagaggtcatgtgttgtgatgagcactgggtgtcatacacAATTAATGaactgttgaacactacatcaaaactaatggtgtactatatattggctaactaaacataataataacaacaacaactacaacagcAAAAGTGGAGAGGAGATGGGATGCATTCAGACTGAAATATTCCCAGCACCGCCTCCTAACTTCTTAggttactttaaattatttttctcatttcttgggTAGATTTTTAGtacactttgaattaatttttaaagcataatgTATACAAAAAGCACACACCATTATCAAATGGTAGATAGAACTTTCAATGTAATGTTAACATCAAATACACAAGTACACAAGTCCCATTGTTCAATTCTATGAATTTCACAGAATGAATACACTCAAATAATTATCATTCAGATCAAGAAGAGACCAGCACAAACATCCCAGAAGCCCCATTTGTACATTCATTCAGGTACCATTCTCCATTGGGAACCAACATCTGAATATCTAACAATATATTTTGCTTCCTTTAGAAATGCATCTAAATGAATCATGAAGTATGTAATCTTTGatatctggatttttttgttttatatattgttttgtgAGATCCAACTATAGTATTGTTGATTGTAGTTGtggttctttccttctctttgctgtAGAGTGTTCTTCTATCTGAATATGtcatgttttattgatttattttagtgtTGGTGATTTTCAAGTTGGGGCTTTTATAAGTGGTGCCATTATGATAATTTTGTAcatgtattttgatatattagtTATACTCCCCCAACA
This genomic interval from Mustela erminea isolate mMusErm1 chromosome 6, mMusErm1.Pri, whole genome shotgun sequence contains the following:
- the LOC116592505 gene encoding uncharacterized protein LOC116592505 isoform X2, translating into MAESTKFWVVYVVQNTWLHLDVDFQCHGNISKTCLAECYENHFTRPVLGVWYVVGFAFSSIFFVMEFFVTQTVHKQTKIFKKASLEKEPHGSERNAHHVHTKEDEIFDLSREKPLLIMYLVYFLIQWSVQVIFLVILIHYHLPLIKKPIQCSTHMCHGPYACVLLGTQEKMMSIILLATLSVVIMMFCIMFFLYTINTYIVMGHKST
- the LOC116592505 gene encoding uncharacterized protein LOC116592505 isoform X1, with translation MAESTKFWGMAPIILQMSKDPTNFYIGRALWFSITFLYISVVYVVQNTWLHLDVDFQCHGNISKTCLAECYENHFTRPVLGVWYVVGFAFSSIFFVMEFFVTQTVHKQTKIFKKASLEKEPHGSERNAHHVHTKEDEIFDLSREKPLLIMYLVYFLIQWSVQVIFLVILIHYHLPLIKKPIQCSTHMCHGPYACVLLGTQEKMMSIILLATLSVVIMMFCIMFFLYTINTYIVMGHKST